Within Phycisphaerae bacterium, the genomic segment CGAGCGCGTCGTGAAAAAGTGTCGTTATTTCTACGTTTCTATCGGTGTTTCTGGAGTTCCTGCGCAGATGATTGGCCTGCCTACCGCTGGTAGCAAGTTTTTGCATTGTACACGACACAATTTCACCATGATGGGCTATAGCCTGGATGATATCTATGGTTGGTTCGAGAGCCAACACTGTTCAAAGTGCCGAGATTGCGAACCATTGCCGCCCGATTGGTCTTGGACTCTTGAATGGCAGGAGGAACAAGACAAAATTCATAAATCATTTGCGAATCGCAAATACCAATTATGAACCTACCGGCTATCGAAAAACCAATTGCCAAGCGACCCATCCGACATCCCACTTCCTACATCTCACATCGAAGTCTTCCGCCAATCCCCGCCCCGCTGACGCTCACAACAAATCCCATCGGGCGCGAGAATCTCTTCCCCCGCTCGCCTCAAATCGGATTCTACGAATGTCGTCGCCGACGTCGCGACGCGACGTGTCATCGGCGACGCGCTCATCGTCCTCCTCGTCGCCATCGCTCCGTGCCCTGAGAGGGGCGCCGTCCGCCACATCCGGAGGCTCGGCGCTCTCCTCGCGGGGACCGTTGGCCGGATCGGCGCTCGCAGCGGCCGGCTCACCCGGCGTGGCCGGCCCATCGTTCGATGCGACGGATGGATCGTCCGGCGCCACCAGTCTCCCGTCGGGTGCCCGTTTCATCTCCCACGGCATGTACGACTTCGGGTTGATCGGCTTCAACCCCCAGATGTCCCGGATCGCCTGATTGAGCGACTGGTCAAACTCCGCCTCGGTATAGGGCCGACCGTCCTTGTCCCGGCCGAAGGGCGCTTCGTCGTCATACTCGTCCACCTGCGGGTGGTTCGGCCGGCGCCGGGCCGCCTCCGCCCGAATCCGCGCCACTTCAAGCTGCGTATCGTGGTGGGCCCGGGCGATCGTATAGCGCGCGTCGATCCGCCGACGCGCCAGGTCGTTCCGCTCCCGGGCCACGTCGATCCGCTGAAAGCGCGCGATCGCCGCCGAATACGTCCGCACCAGATCCTCCGTCAAATCCTCCGCCTTGCTGCTCTGCGCAATGATCTTCCCGACCAGTACGCGCTGCGCCTCACTGAGTAGCGCACGGTCTTGCTGCTCCCGGTCAAAGACCTCCGGCGACAAATACGGGTACATGAACGATCCTCCCTCCCCATCCGATTGACGTGCGGCCCGATTGCCCCCCACGCAATTCGGAGAATAGGCGCACGGTCACAAAAGGCAAGCCGCCACGCGACATTCTGAGCAGCGTTTGCGGTCATCTACCGATCCGGTCGGACCTTACAGCGCACAAAAAATCAAAGAATATTTCCTTGCCATTGTCGAAGCCGTGTGCTATATTCGCATATTGTTAGGTTTCGCGATCAGGTGTCGCGCCCGTGCCTCCGGTCGCCGGCGGCTCGGCCTGACTACTCGGAGATTCCGCGCGATGAGGCCGAATTTCAAGGGTTTCAGGAGTTTTCGAGCTAAGAACTTTCGACTTTGCGCTCAATTGCGGTCGTTTGCGCATCAAAAAAATCTGCGCCCCTCTTTGCCAGGAGTTTACCCGCCGTGGCGGGCCGTCCCGTTTTCGGCTTCTTTCGCCTTCTTTCGGCCCAAAAAAAATCTCTGCACCTCTGTCCCTCTGTGGTTCATTGTGCTCGGGTCGCGGTACAATGCCGTGGAAATCTCGTATCCATCGGACCCGTCGCCGGAAACTGCCCATGTCTCAGCCCGATCGCCAACCCGACCCCCCCGGCCCCTTGAGCCCCCTTGCCGAGCAACTGGCCGAGATCTCCGCGTTGACCGGCGGTCTGGCCCACGAAATCCGCAACCCGCTCTCCACGCTCAAGGTCAACCTTCAGCTTCTGGACGAAGACTGGCAGCGCGTCGAAAACAGAGAGGCGTCCGGCGGCGACGACGCCCGCGATGTGGCCCGGCGCAGCCGAACGCGGATTGCATCGCTCCTCAAGGAGGCGAATCGACTCGAACAGATCTTGCAGGATTTCCTGGTCTACGTCGGCAAGTACGAACTCCAGCGCGAGCCGCACGATCTGAATCGCATCGTCCGCGAGTTGGCCGATTTCTACCAGCCGCAGGCCCAGGCCGGCGGCATCGAACTGCGGTTGCACCTTGCAGATCAGCCCATCGTCTGCGACGTCGATGCCAACCGGCTCAAGCAGGCGGTCCTCAACCTGCTGATCAACGCCCAGCAGGCCATGCCCGACGGCGGCCGGATTGACCTCCGCGTGACCGACAGCGCCGAAGGTGCCCGGATCGACGTCGAAGACAGCGGCCCGGGCATCCCGCCGCAGGAGCGGGACCTGGTCTTCCGCGCGTACTATTCGACCAAGAAGGGCGGCACCGGTCTGGGCCTGGCGACGACGCATCGCATCATTCGCGAACATGGCGGCCGAATCGAGTTGGACGCGCCCCTGCCGCGCGGCGCGCGCTTCAGCATTCAATTGCCCAAGACCAGGCACTAGGGCCGGTATCGGCCTTGTGGTATCCTAAGGGCGGGCTGAGCACTAAACGGAGCGATTGCCATGAAGACGCTCTTGCCTGGGTCGGTCGTCGCCCTCATCGTGACGAGTGCCGCGATGGGTCAGTCGTTCAATGTGGCGGTCGGGCCCACGCTCGTACAACCGTCGCCGGCGTACGGGGCTGCCGGTGTGGCGGGCTACTGGAATGCCATTCCCGCTTACCACAACACGACGACGAACGATATTCGCCAGCTCGACGGCACGGTGACCAACGTCGATGTCTGGCAGTACGGCGGCACGGAGCTGCGGAGCACGAACGATCCTGGGACGTCGGGCAACGATGCGCGTTTGATGGACTATTGCCAGGTGACCTACACGACGAACCTGGAGACGTGCCTGTTCTTCTACAACCTGCAACTCGGCGAATACGAAGTTCTCAATTACGCGATGATGCCGGCCGAGCCGGGCGTGCTGAGCTACACGAGCTGCGACGAGGAGCCGGGGCAACCGCACCACACGGTCGGCGGAGCGTGGCCCGGCCAGCATGT encodes:
- a CDS encoding ATP-binding protein translates to MSQPDRQPDPPGPLSPLAEQLAEISALTGGLAHEIRNPLSTLKVNLQLLDEDWQRVENREASGGDDARDVARRSRTRIASLLKEANRLEQILQDFLVYVGKYELQREPHDLNRIVRELADFYQPQAQAGGIELRLHLADQPIVCDVDANRLKQAVLNLLINAQQAMPDGGRIDLRVTDSAEGARIDVEDSGPGIPPQERDLVFRAYYSTKKGGTGLGLATTHRIIREHGGRIELDAPLPRGARFSIQLPKTRH